The Chanodichthys erythropterus isolate Z2021 chromosome 14, ASM2448905v1, whole genome shotgun sequence genome window below encodes:
- the nr1i2 gene encoding nuclear receptor subfamily 1 group I member 2 isoform X1 gives MQRCLLQLKMSKEMEELSPLGDSGHGDGSEEETEEDDEPKICQVCGDKSTGYHFNAMTCEGCKGFFRRAMKRPAQLCCPFQNACVITKSNRRQCQSCRLQKCLSIGMKRELIMSDEAVEKRRMQIRRKRKQEEPVMLSPQQEAVIKELVAAHRKTFDMTCTQFIQFRPLDRDQKSTSENSREPKSGRSCTIMYKPPPEEAIQRTFSFSSLSSPSSSPQSLESKERKWLKSAIFTSLPHFADLTTYMIKNIINFSKTLPMFRALVIEDQISLLKGATFEIILIHFNMFFNEVTGIWECGPLQYCLDDAMRAGFQRHLLDPMMNFHYTLRKLHLHEEEYVLMQAISLFSPDRPGVTHHSDIDRNQETLAITLKTYIEAKRAEPDKHLLYPKIMACLTEMRTMNEEYTKQVLKIQDIQPDVSPLLLEIISKDG, from the exons ATGCAAAGG TGCTTACTTCAGCTCAAGATGAGTAAAGAAATGGAGGAGCTTTCTCCCCTGGGCGACTCGGGGCACGGTGATGGGTCTGAGGAAGAAACAGAGGAAGATGATGAGCCCAAAATTTGTCAAGTATGCGGTGACAAATCCACAGGTTACCACTTTAACGCCATGACCTGTGAGGGCTGCAAAGGCTTCTTTAG GCGTGCCATGAAGCGACCCGCACAGCTCTGCTGCCCATTTCAGAATGCCTGCGTAATCACCAAGAGCAACAGGAGACAGTGCCAATCCTGCCGTCTACAGAAATGCCTCTCAATCGGCATGAAGAGGGAGC TGATCATGTCGGATGAGGCCGTGGAGAAGCGCAGGATGCAGAtcaggaggaagaggaagcaGGAAGAGCCCGTAATGCTCTCCCCTCAACAGGAAGCTGTCATAAAGGAGCTGGTCGCCGCACATCGAAAGACTTTCGACATGACTTGCACCCAATTCATTCAGTTTCGG CCTTTAGATCGGGATCAAAAATCCACGTCTGAAAACAGTCGAGAACCAAAAAGCGGCAGGTCTTGCACAATTATGTATAAACCACCACCCGAAGAGGCAATTCAGCGTACCTTCAGCTTTTCCTCCCTCTCATCCCCTTCCTCCAGCCCTCAGAGTCTTGAAAGTAAAGAGAGGAAGTGGCTTAAAAGTGCCATTTTCACCTCTCTGCCACATTTTGCAGACCTCACAACATACATGATTAAGAACATAATCAACTTCAGCAAGACACTTCCAATGTTCAG GGCTCTGGTCATCGAGGACCAGATCTCGCTGCTGAAAGGCGCCACCTTTGAGATCATTCTGATTCACTTCAACATGTTCTTTAATGAGGTGACGGGTATTTGGGAGTGCGGCCCACTGCAGTACTGCCTGGATGACGCCATGCGAG CTGGTTTTCAGCGCCATCTGCTGGACCCTATGATGAATTTCCATTACACACTGCGCAAGCTTCACTTGCATGAAGAGGAGTATGTGCTGATGCAGGCCATCTCGCTCTTCTCACCAG ATCGCCCTGGTGTGACTCATCACAGTGACATCGACCGTAACCAGGAAACACTAGCTATCACCCTGAAGACGTACATCGAGGCCAAGAGGGCTGAGCCAGATAAACA TCTGCTGTACCCAAAGATCATGGCGTGCCTGACTGAGATGAGGACAATGAATGAAGAGTACACAAAACAGGTGCTGAAAATCCAGGACATTCAACCTGATGTGTCTCCTCTTTTGTTGGAAATAATAAGCAAAGACGGCTAG
- the nr1i2 gene encoding nuclear receptor subfamily 1 group I member 2 isoform X2 → MCLLQLKMSKEMEELSPLGDSGHGDGSEEETEEDDEPKICQVCGDKSTGYHFNAMTCEGCKGFFRRAMKRPAQLCCPFQNACVITKSNRRQCQSCRLQKCLSIGMKRELIMSDEAVEKRRMQIRRKRKQEEPVMLSPQQEAVIKELVAAHRKTFDMTCTQFIQFRPLDRDQKSTSENSREPKSGRSCTIMYKPPPEEAIQRTFSFSSLSSPSSSPQSLESKERKWLKSAIFTSLPHFADLTTYMIKNIINFSKTLPMFRALVIEDQISLLKGATFEIILIHFNMFFNEVTGIWECGPLQYCLDDAMRAGFQRHLLDPMMNFHYTLRKLHLHEEEYVLMQAISLFSPDRPGVTHHSDIDRNQETLAITLKTYIEAKRAEPDKHLLYPKIMACLTEMRTMNEEYTKQVLKIQDIQPDVSPLLLEIISKDG, encoded by the exons TGCTTACTTCAGCTCAAGATGAGTAAAGAAATGGAGGAGCTTTCTCCCCTGGGCGACTCGGGGCACGGTGATGGGTCTGAGGAAGAAACAGAGGAAGATGATGAGCCCAAAATTTGTCAAGTATGCGGTGACAAATCCACAGGTTACCACTTTAACGCCATGACCTGTGAGGGCTGCAAAGGCTTCTTTAG GCGTGCCATGAAGCGACCCGCACAGCTCTGCTGCCCATTTCAGAATGCCTGCGTAATCACCAAGAGCAACAGGAGACAGTGCCAATCCTGCCGTCTACAGAAATGCCTCTCAATCGGCATGAAGAGGGAGC TGATCATGTCGGATGAGGCCGTGGAGAAGCGCAGGATGCAGAtcaggaggaagaggaagcaGGAAGAGCCCGTAATGCTCTCCCCTCAACAGGAAGCTGTCATAAAGGAGCTGGTCGCCGCACATCGAAAGACTTTCGACATGACTTGCACCCAATTCATTCAGTTTCGG CCTTTAGATCGGGATCAAAAATCCACGTCTGAAAACAGTCGAGAACCAAAAAGCGGCAGGTCTTGCACAATTATGTATAAACCACCACCCGAAGAGGCAATTCAGCGTACCTTCAGCTTTTCCTCCCTCTCATCCCCTTCCTCCAGCCCTCAGAGTCTTGAAAGTAAAGAGAGGAAGTGGCTTAAAAGTGCCATTTTCACCTCTCTGCCACATTTTGCAGACCTCACAACATACATGATTAAGAACATAATCAACTTCAGCAAGACACTTCCAATGTTCAG GGCTCTGGTCATCGAGGACCAGATCTCGCTGCTGAAAGGCGCCACCTTTGAGATCATTCTGATTCACTTCAACATGTTCTTTAATGAGGTGACGGGTATTTGGGAGTGCGGCCCACTGCAGTACTGCCTGGATGACGCCATGCGAG CTGGTTTTCAGCGCCATCTGCTGGACCCTATGATGAATTTCCATTACACACTGCGCAAGCTTCACTTGCATGAAGAGGAGTATGTGCTGATGCAGGCCATCTCGCTCTTCTCACCAG ATCGCCCTGGTGTGACTCATCACAGTGACATCGACCGTAACCAGGAAACACTAGCTATCACCCTGAAGACGTACATCGAGGCCAAGAGGGCTGAGCCAGATAAACA TCTGCTGTACCCAAAGATCATGGCGTGCCTGACTGAGATGAGGACAATGAATGAAGAGTACACAAAACAGGTGCTGAAAATCCAGGACATTCAACCTGATGTGTCTCCTCTTTTGTTGGAAATAATAAGCAAAGACGGCTAG
- the nr1i2 gene encoding nuclear receptor subfamily 1 group I member 2 isoform X3 yields MKRPAQLCCPFQNACVITKSNRRQCQSCRLQKCLSIGMKRELIMSDEAVEKRRMQIRRKRKQEEPVMLSPQQEAVIKELVAAHRKTFDMTCTQFIQFRPLDRDQKSTSENSREPKSGRSCTIMYKPPPEEAIQRTFSFSSLSSPSSSPQSLESKERKWLKSAIFTSLPHFADLTTYMIKNIINFSKTLPMFRALVIEDQISLLKGATFEIILIHFNMFFNEVTGIWECGPLQYCLDDAMRAGFQRHLLDPMMNFHYTLRKLHLHEEEYVLMQAISLFSPDRPGVTHHSDIDRNQETLAITLKTYIEAKRAEPDKHLLYPKIMACLTEMRTMNEEYTKQVLKIQDIQPDVSPLLLEIISKDG; encoded by the exons ATGAAGCGACCCGCACAGCTCTGCTGCCCATTTCAGAATGCCTGCGTAATCACCAAGAGCAACAGGAGACAGTGCCAATCCTGCCGTCTACAGAAATGCCTCTCAATCGGCATGAAGAGGGAGC TGATCATGTCGGATGAGGCCGTGGAGAAGCGCAGGATGCAGAtcaggaggaagaggaagcaGGAAGAGCCCGTAATGCTCTCCCCTCAACAGGAAGCTGTCATAAAGGAGCTGGTCGCCGCACATCGAAAGACTTTCGACATGACTTGCACCCAATTCATTCAGTTTCGG CCTTTAGATCGGGATCAAAAATCCACGTCTGAAAACAGTCGAGAACCAAAAAGCGGCAGGTCTTGCACAATTATGTATAAACCACCACCCGAAGAGGCAATTCAGCGTACCTTCAGCTTTTCCTCCCTCTCATCCCCTTCCTCCAGCCCTCAGAGTCTTGAAAGTAAAGAGAGGAAGTGGCTTAAAAGTGCCATTTTCACCTCTCTGCCACATTTTGCAGACCTCACAACATACATGATTAAGAACATAATCAACTTCAGCAAGACACTTCCAATGTTCAG GGCTCTGGTCATCGAGGACCAGATCTCGCTGCTGAAAGGCGCCACCTTTGAGATCATTCTGATTCACTTCAACATGTTCTTTAATGAGGTGACGGGTATTTGGGAGTGCGGCCCACTGCAGTACTGCCTGGATGACGCCATGCGAG CTGGTTTTCAGCGCCATCTGCTGGACCCTATGATGAATTTCCATTACACACTGCGCAAGCTTCACTTGCATGAAGAGGAGTATGTGCTGATGCAGGCCATCTCGCTCTTCTCACCAG ATCGCCCTGGTGTGACTCATCACAGTGACATCGACCGTAACCAGGAAACACTAGCTATCACCCTGAAGACGTACATCGAGGCCAAGAGGGCTGAGCCAGATAAACA TCTGCTGTACCCAAAGATCATGGCGTGCCTGACTGAGATGAGGACAATGAATGAAGAGTACACAAAACAGGTGCTGAAAATCCAGGACATTCAACCTGATGTGTCTCCTCTTTTGTTGGAAATAATAAGCAAAGACGGCTAG